From a single Micromonospora pallida genomic region:
- a CDS encoding tyrosine-protein phosphatase has protein sequence MSEQTFEFTGLYNLRDLGGLRAGDGRPIRPGVLFRSDSPHEASEADVDHLVNTLGVTSIVDLRAERELVADGTNPLIPPAVRHQHFPIDGGPGGAIEGAPEGSRLALRYLEYLDRHADAIVGAVRAVAHSDGGTIVHCRAGKDRTGVVIAVILDALGVDPVEIAHDYELTTEPMNRIMARLRASRTYAANVAKLPAEMYSSRAATMTDFLAELHTRHGGAGEWLLANDLSRADLVALAEHLLADSESPGNSGSFTAQGADR, from the coding sequence ATGAGTGAGCAGACGTTCGAGTTCACCGGCCTCTACAACCTGCGCGACCTGGGCGGCCTGCGGGCCGGTGACGGGCGACCGATCCGACCCGGCGTGCTCTTCCGCAGCGACAGCCCCCACGAGGCGAGCGAGGCCGATGTCGACCACCTGGTGAATACCCTCGGCGTCACCTCGATCGTGGACCTGCGAGCCGAGCGGGAACTGGTCGCGGACGGTACCAACCCGCTCATCCCGCCGGCGGTCAGGCATCAGCACTTCCCGATCGACGGTGGTCCGGGTGGCGCGATCGAGGGGGCGCCCGAGGGGAGCCGGCTTGCCCTGCGCTACCTCGAATACCTCGACCGGCATGCCGACGCGATCGTCGGCGCGGTGCGCGCCGTCGCGCACAGCGACGGGGGCACGATCGTCCACTGCCGGGCCGGGAAGGACCGCACCGGCGTGGTGATCGCGGTGATCCTCGACGCCCTCGGCGTCGACCCCGTGGAGATCGCGCACGACTACGAACTCACCACCGAGCCGATGAATCGCATCATGGCCCGCCTGCGGGCCAGCAGGACGTACGCCGCCAACGTGGCCAAGCTTCCCGCCGAGATGTACAGCTCGCGGGCGGCGACGATGACGGACTTCCTCGCCGAGTTGCACACCCGGCACGGCGGGGCGGGGGAGTGGCTGCTTGCCAATGACCTGAGCCGTGCCGACCTGGTCGCCCTGGCCGAGCACCTGCTCGCCGACAGCGAATCACCCGGCAACTCCGGAAGCTTCACCGCGCAAGGCGCTGACCGATGA